The DNA sequence CAATCAAGACAACTCTGCATTCGATTGGGTACATCGAGTTGGCGTATGCAATCGCGAACAACGTCCCATTCGCGCAATTGAAGAACCATGATGGCAACTTCGTGAACGCCTCGCTTGAGACGACCTCTGCCGCCGCATCGAACACAACCCTCCCTGCGGGCGACGGAGACTGGTCCCATGTGAACATACTGAACGCACCTGGAGCTAGCGCATACCCGATTGCCAGCTTCACCTACGTACTCATCTACAAGGAATTGTACAATGACCAGAGCAAGATGAATAAGACGGCGGCGAAGGCGTTGGTGGACTTCCTATGGTGGGTCGTGCATCAGGAGGGGCAATCATATGCGCCCGACCTGTACTATGCCCAGCTGCCTTCGTCTGTCACTGCGATCAACGAAGCGACTCTCAATTCGATCACGTACGATGGGCAGATGCTCAGATAGGCAAGTGTGGAGGCCCATAGACATATCCCTCCGGTTGAGAAAGAGGTCAAAAACCTTGGGGGACGAGGCAGATTCGGCAAGGTGGCTATCATGGCGAGTAGCAAGGGTTCGAGACTAAGAGGGAAACCTCTGAGATTCGGAGGTGACCTGGTATTCGAATATTCGGTCATGGGAGTGGCGACTCTAACCCTGGCTCTGGTATGGCTGCTCGTCGTAAGGATGGTTTTCGATGCACAGTTGTCGATAGAGAGATTTGGGTTCGGGTTCTTGATCGGAGGAGATTGGGATCCGAACCGAGACGTGTACGGAGCCCTTCCTTTCATTTTCGGCACTCTGATGACAACGGGAATTGCTGTGCTGATCGGAGTGCCTCTAAGCATTGGCATCGCAACCTACCTATCAGAATTGGCACCGCCCTGGTTGAAGGGGCCTCTCTCGTTCGTTGTAGAGCTGTTGGCTGCGGTTCCGAGTGTCATATACGGACTCTGGGCGATGTACGCTCTTAGGCCAGTGATGGTTGACACTGTCGAGCCGTTCTTCCAGAGCGTTCTTGGATGGACGCCCCTGTTCCAGGGAGATCCCGTAGGGCTGGACAAGTTCACCGCGGG is a window from the Candidatus Thermoplasmatota archaeon genome containing:
- the pstC gene encoding phosphate ABC transporter permease subunit PstC, whose translation is MASSKGSRLRGKPLRFGGDLVFEYSVMGVATLTLALVWLLVVRMVFDAQLSIERFGFGFLIGGDWDPNRDVYGALPFIFGTLMTTGIAVLIGVPLSIGIATYLSELAPPWLKGPLSFVVELLAAVPSVIYGLWAMYALRPVMVDTVEPFFQSVLGWTPLFQGDPVGLDKFTAGIILAIMIIPTIASVSKEAMMAVPDSQREAALSIGATRYETTRIAVLTYARSGIFGACILGLGRAVGETMAVTMTIGNANRVSWSLLDPGQTMASLIANNWGEAQGLQLSALIEIGLVLFVIALLVNAFARIMVGRFMSRVPATGGGL